One segment of Cyprinus carpio isolate SPL01 chromosome B20, ASM1834038v1, whole genome shotgun sequence DNA contains the following:
- the LOC109088423 gene encoding nucleoside diphosphate kinase 6, with amino-acid sequence MLLGTLKGGIAGMRCVKALQLTLALVKPDAVAHPLILQALHQKILENFIIVRKKDLLWRTEESERFYAEHAGRFFYQRLVEFMSSGPMRAYILAREDAITHWRGMMGPTKVFRARFTSPDTLRGQYGLTDTRNTTHGSDSIESAKREISFFFPEFNADEWMLREEPCFRLGLAEYNEERQIHTLQDT; translated from the exons ATGCTTTTAGGAACGTTAAAAGGCGGCATCGCAGGCATGCGGTGTGTGAAGGCACTGCAGCTCACCCTTGCGCTCGTCAAACCAGATGCTGTGGCCCATCCGCTCATTCTGCAG gCTCTTCATCAGAAGATTCTCGAGAACTTCATTATAGTCAGAAAGAAGGATCTGCTGTGGAGAACAGAAGAGTCAGAAAGGTTTTATGCTGAACATGCAG gacGTTTTTTCTATCAAAGACTGGTTGAATTCATGTCAAG TGGCCCAATGAGAGCGTACATCCTAGCCAGGGAAGATGCTATCACTCACTGGAGGGGGATGATGGGTCCAACAAAAGTGTTTAGAGCTCGCTTCACTTCACCAGACACCCTGCGAGGCCAATATGGGCTGACTGACACCAGAAACACTACTCATGGTTCAG attcAATTGAATCTGCCAAGAGAGagatttcatttttctttccagAATTCAATGCAGATGAGTGGATGTTGAGGGAAGAGCCATGTTTTAGGTTGGGACTTGCTGAATATAATGAGGAGAGACAAATTCATACTCTCCAGGACACATGA
- the baalcb gene encoding brain and acute leukemia cytoplasmic protein, with product MGCGGSRTDVLEPRYMESWTKETESTWLTSTDTDIPLSSIQSIPSENSSEVGFPSEKTANLDLFDDGLPSPAQAYLKVCSAMSEVGLHDMKTGSTPAILSSQEQEVLSSSGTTVQRRSVLRTEEITKWQDSRMSTKQVTITVTQSIRQVGKSGKIKETSQTTYEVMKPVDGLMDTAADSVPQ from the exons ATGGGTTGTGGAGGCTCCAGGACAGATGTGTTGGAGCCGAGATATATGGAGAGTTGGACCAAAGAGACAGAGTCCACCTGGCTGACCAGCACGGACACAGACATACCCCTGTCCTCCATCCAGAGCATCCCCTCGGAAAACTCTTCAGAGGTGGGCTTCCCATCAGAGAAGACTGCCAACCTCG ATCTCTTTGATGATGGTCTGCCTTCTCCAGCTCAGGCATATCTGAAAGTGTGTTCTGCCATGTCTGAGGTGGGTCTGCATGACATGAAAACTGGCAGCACCCCTGCAATCCTCTCTTCTCAAGAACAGGAAGTGCTGTCTTCTTCTGGTACCACAGTGCAGAGGAGAAGCGTGTTACGAACTGAGGAAATA ACCAAATGGCAGGACAGCCGGATGTCCACCAAGCAAGTGACCATCACTGTGACTCAAAGCATCCGGCAGGTGGGCAAGAGCGGAAAGATCAAGGAAACTTCTCAAACCACCTATGAGGTCATGAAACCGGTGGATGGTTTGATGGACACAGCAGCTGACTCAGTGCCTCAATGA